A section of the Roseomonas marmotae genome encodes:
- a CDS encoding phasin family protein produces the protein MPDEPKPAPEKDLMRLLSDFRLPTMPDVESLAAAQRRNFEALSAANRIALEGAQTVARRHMEILQQSMTEMTDAVRSASVTGSPQDKAASQAEMLKASYARAVNNIQELADLIQKSNSEALALLNRRFAEAMDEVKGLIAKSGDNNNRPPQA, from the coding sequence ATGCCGGACGAGCCGAAACCAGCACCGGAGAAGGACCTGATGCGCCTGCTCTCTGATTTCCGGCTGCCGACCATGCCGGATGTGGAGAGCCTGGCCGCAGCGCAGCGCCGGAACTTCGAGGCCCTCTCCGCCGCCAATCGCATCGCGCTGGAAGGCGCGCAGACGGTGGCGCGGCGGCACATGGAAATCCTGCAGCAGTCGATGACGGAAATGACGGACGCGGTACGCTCCGCATCCGTCACCGGCTCGCCCCAGGATAAGGCGGCCAGCCAGGCGGAAATGCTGAAGGCCTCCTACGCCCGTGCCGTCAACAACATCCAGGAACTGGCCGACCTCATCCAGAAGTCGAACAGCGAGGCGCTGGCTCTGCTGAACCGCCGCTTCGCCGAGGCGATGGACGAGGTGAAAGGGTTGATCGCCAAGAGCGGCGACAACAACAACCGCCCACCCCAGGCCTGA
- a CDS encoding TetR family transcriptional regulator — MSDSTSAILPSLPDSTLFEAFWKLVADQGWQRLTMQALAAEAGITLAELRDRVPHKGALPLLFMKAVDRDVLRDVPATPMGSARDRLFDVLMRRIDALQPHRAGVIRMGREMRTDPLLTLMLMPQLMASMSWMLEAAGIGTSGIGGTLRVKGLCGVWIATLRAWEQDEGADLGHTMAALDRALDRAGQLARTLHLDTSETEPAGPLPEGP; from the coding sequence ATGAGCGACAGCACCTCAGCCATTCTCCCCTCCCTCCCCGATTCCACCCTCTTCGAGGCCTTCTGGAAGCTGGTGGCCGATCAGGGCTGGCAGCGCCTGACGATGCAGGCCCTGGCGGCGGAGGCCGGCATCACCCTGGCGGAACTGCGCGACCGCGTGCCGCACAAGGGCGCCCTGCCGCTTCTCTTCATGAAGGCGGTGGACCGGGACGTGCTGCGGGACGTGCCGGCGACGCCCATGGGCTCGGCACGGGACCGGCTTTTCGACGTGCTGATGCGCCGGATCGACGCCTTGCAGCCGCATCGCGCCGGCGTCATCCGCATGGGGCGGGAGATGCGGACCGATCCGCTGCTCACGCTGATGCTGATGCCGCAGCTGATGGCTTCCATGTCCTGGATGCTGGAAGCGGCGGGCATCGGCACCAGCGGCATCGGCGGCACGCTGCGCGTGAAAGGGCTCTGCGGCGTCTGGATCGCGACCCTGCGGGCCTGGGAACAGGATGAGGGCGCGGATCTCGGCCACACCATGGCGGCGCTGGACCGGGCATTGGACCGGGCGGGGCAACTCGCCCGCACCTTGCACCTGGATACCAGCGAAACGGAGCCCGCGGGGCCGCTGCCCGAGGGACCATGA
- the proC gene encoding pyrroline-5-carboxylate reductase, giving the protein MSQQVLPPLLLVGCGKMGGAMLEGWLERGVEQVVVVEPYPAATAAFAGRVTVCDSVEKVPAGFAPAAVILATKPQQADGALPGYERFAGGGALFISIMAGKTVSGITAALGGGARVVRAMPNTPAAVRQGFTCAFAGPGVSDAQKSLADTLLSAVGEVAWLEEEGLIDPVTAVSGGGPAYVFLLAEVLEKAAISQGLPPDLARRMARRTVSGSGALLAASELDASQLRINVTSPKGTTERALNVLMAPDAWPKLMEEAIAAATARSRELAG; this is encoded by the coding sequence ATGAGCCAGCAGGTTCTGCCGCCGCTTCTGCTGGTCGGCTGCGGCAAGATGGGCGGCGCCATGCTGGAAGGCTGGCTGGAGCGCGGCGTGGAGCAGGTGGTGGTGGTGGAGCCCTATCCCGCCGCCACCGCCGCCTTCGCCGGCCGCGTGACGGTCTGCGACAGCGTGGAGAAGGTGCCGGCGGGGTTCGCCCCCGCCGCTGTCATCCTGGCCACCAAGCCGCAGCAGGCGGATGGTGCCCTGCCGGGCTATGAGCGTTTCGCCGGTGGCGGGGCGCTGTTCATCTCCATCATGGCGGGCAAGACCGTCAGCGGCATCACCGCCGCCCTGGGTGGTGGCGCGCGGGTGGTGCGGGCCATGCCGAATACGCCGGCCGCCGTGCGCCAGGGCTTCACCTGTGCCTTCGCCGGGCCCGGTGTGTCGGATGCGCAGAAATCCCTGGCCGATACCCTGCTCTCCGCCGTGGGCGAGGTCGCCTGGCTGGAGGAGGAAGGGTTGATCGACCCCGTCACCGCCGTTTCCGGCGGCGGGCCGGCCTATGTCTTCCTGCTGGCCGAGGTGCTTGAAAAGGCCGCCATCAGCCAGGGCCTGCCACCCGATCTGGCGCGGCGGATGGCGCGGCGCACCGTCTCCGGCTCAGGCGCCCTGCTGGCGGCCAGCGAGCTGGATGCCTCCCAGCTCCGCATCAACGTCACCAGCCCCAAGGGAACGACCGAGCGGGCGCTGAACGTGCTGATGGCCCCCGATGCCTGGCCGAAGCTGATGGAGGAGGCGATCGCCGCCGCCACCGCCCGCTCCCGCGAGCTGGCCGGCTGA